DNA from Acidimicrobiales bacterium:
GCCAGTACCGGGTGAGGTACCGGCGACCCTTCGGCACGGAGTGGGAGGACCTGGACCTGGACACGGCCATGGACATGATCGCCGACCGGGTCATCGCGGCGAGGCAGGCGGGATGGCAATGGCAGGTCGATGGGGCTCGTACTCGCCGGACGCTCGGTGTCGCCAGCCTCGGCGGGGCCACCCTGGACAACGAGGAGAACTACCTCATCAAGAAGCTGTTCACGGCGCTCGGTGCCATCCAGATCGAGAACCAGGCCCGCATATGACACTCCGCCACGGTCCCCGGTCTGGGGACCAGCTTCGGCCGTGGAGGGGCCACCACCTTCCAGCAGGACCTGCAGAACGCTGACTGCATCCTGATCGAGGGCTCCAATATGGCCGAGTGCCATCCGGTCGGGTTCCAGTGGGTGATGGAGGCCAAGGCCAGAGGGGCAACGCTGATCCACGTCGATCCTCGCTTCACCCGCACGAGCGCGCTCTCCGATCTGTACGTGCCCCTCCGAGCTGGCGCCGACATCGCCTTCGTTGGCGGATTGATCAACTACGTGCTCAGCCATGACAAGTACTTCAAGGACTACGTCCTCTCCTATACGAACGCCTCCACGATCCTCACCGAGGACTACGCCGACACCGAGGATCTCGACGGAGTGTTCTCCGGCCTCAACCGTGAGCACCGTTTCTATGACTTCGAGACCTGGCGCTACCAGG
Protein-coding regions in this window:
- a CDS encoding molybdopterin-dependent oxidoreductase; translated protein: MGARNWLESWSVYRQLAQRDVLGLGAAVKSKRSDALEPRVRRADKVVKSVCPYCAVGCGQEVFVEDGRVTQIEGDPDSPVSRGRLCPKGSASLQLTTGDARQYRVRYRRPFGTEWEDLDLDTAMDMIADRVIAARQAGWQWQVDGARTRRTLGVASLGGATLDNEENYLIKKLFTALGAIQIENQARIUHSATVPGLGTSFGRGGATTFQQDLQNADCILIEGSNMAECHPVGFQWVMEAKARGATLIHVDPRFTRTSALSDLYVPLRAGADIAFVGGLINYVLSHDKYFKDYVLSYTNASTILTEDYADTEDLDGVFSGLNREHRFYDFETWRYQGEEVKAASGERDLLEAERHRIRGMLRQAGRGEAHGSGGAAAHPRPDTDPTLQHPRCVLQVLKRHFARYTPDIVEQVCGVPQDQFERVCQLVTENSGRDRTTAFVYSLGW